From Mycoplasmopsis gallinacea, the proteins below share one genomic window:
- a CDS encoding ABC transporter permease subunit, whose amino-acid sequence MIRYFYQLFLKDLLLGVLSIITITLLAFLLININSLNLSYNFAIFTFKLFSFKIFLASETSIFGLYFNNSMKVILPSFGMSLILGFIIGTISGYFYKSKITQYSNLIIYIFSALPVFVIAPILVVFAEQIDLPSIYVETQIANSYVSFLSLIIPNLLIIVICASVFAIFVRNSVIVELSNEYNKFLKAQGFGKVEIYFKSVFKNTFISFLPATLIIFTTILSFDLIVERIFQIPGTSVILMSALKNNGNLFFIYLIAMSLLILLLQLIIEVILKIINPFERVFLVKASKARLDFESYLSKGVSNAS is encoded by the coding sequence ATGATTAGGTACTTCTATCAATTATTTTTAAAAGACCTACTTTTAGGTGTTTTAAGCATTATAACAATCACTTTATTAGCATTTTTATTAATTAACATCAATAGTTTAAATCTTTCTTATAATTTCGCTATATTTACCTTCAAATTATTCTCTTTCAAAATCTTTTTAGCTAGCGAAACGAGCATCTTTGGGCTTTATTTTAATAATTCAATGAAAGTTATTCTACCTTCCTTTGGAATGTCTTTAATTTTAGGTTTTATCATCGGAACTATTTCAGGATATTTTTATAAATCAAAAATTACGCAATATTCTAACTTAATTATTTATATTTTTAGTGCATTGCCAGTTTTTGTAATTGCACCAATTTTAGTAGTTTTTGCCGAGCAAATTGATCTTCCTTCCATTTATGTTGAAACACAAATAGCTAATAGCTACGTTTCTTTTTTATCTTTAATTATTCCGAATTTACTTATTATTGTCATTTGTGCAAGCGTATTTGCTATTTTTGTGCGTAATTCTGTAATTGTTGAACTAAGTAATGAATATAATAAGTTTTTAAAAGCTCAAGGGTTTGGTAAGGTTGAAATTTACTTTAAATCCGTTTTTAAAAATACTTTTATTAGCTTTTTACCAGCAACACTTATTATTTTTACTACCATTTTATCTTTTGATTTAATCGTCGAAAGAATTTTTCAAATCCCAGGAACTAGTGTTATTTTAATGAGCGCTTTAAAAAATAATGGAAACTTATTTTTTATTTATTTAATCGCTATGTCGCTTTTAATTTTGCTTTTACAACTTATAATTGAAGTGATTTTAAAAATTATCAATCCTTTTGAAAGAGTGTTTTTGGTTAAAGCAAGCAAAGCACGCCTTGATTTTGAAAGCTATTTAAGTAAAGGAGTAAGCAATGCAAGCTAA
- a CDS encoding HPr family phosphocarrier protein, translating into MKEFTCKIIDPIGLHARPATLIVSTASKFKSDAKLSSGGKEGNLKSIMNIMALGVKSGAEVTIKISGEDEEAAMAALQEALKSNNLID; encoded by the coding sequence ATGAAAGAATTTACATGTAAAATTATTGATCCAATTGGATTACACGCACGTCCTGCTACTTTAATTGTTAGCACAGCATCAAAATTCAAATCAGATGCTAAATTATCATCAGGTGGAAAAGAAGGAAACTTAAAATCAATTATGAACATCATGGCTCTTGGTGTTAAAAGCGGTGCTGAAGTTACAATCAAAATTAGTGGTGAAGATGAAGAAGCTGCTATGGCTGCTCTTCAAGAAGCATTAAAATCAAACAATTTAATCGATTAA
- a CDS encoding ABC transporter permease, whose protein sequence is MQANQFNFASKSQTFASAKVLISQQKLYWKRFFKSKSVIVALFALLILLLLLVLNHFLSPYQSDKAIYDSSLVYNLPPLNNPIISRTFENGPDTDYLMNLNKKGIVDFESITNYKSFYIIKYNPYQVLSFLSPKDELKTYFGTNSVGIDNFTLMTDSILITLLITFVSGLIQLFFGSLIGSLVGFYSNKALYKSSYFILSAVIVVPYLFLTISLFLLFGYSLAKAICFLIIVGFFSIFYTSYHKCQEIKILSYIDGYKTIGYSDSRIILRVIFKQIVFYNLSFFSDQLSLSFLSLAALSFFNVENINSHINIGNLYKQIIEDFSNYYLSISTIVISIALIVIFKIIGASLNMALYPKI, encoded by the coding sequence ATGCAAGCTAATCAATTTAATTTTGCAAGCAAAAGTCAAACTTTTGCAAGCGCAAAAGTGCTAATTTCGCAGCAAAAACTTTATTGAAAACGCTTTTTTAAAAGCAAAAGCGTGATTGTTGCTCTTTTTGCCTTGCTTATACTTTTACTTTTACTAGTCCTTAATCACTTTCTTTCTCCATATCAAAGTGATAAAGCTATTTATGATTCTTCTTTGGTATATAACCTTCCACCACTTAATAATCCGATTATTAGCCGAACTTTTGAAAATGGACCTGATACAGATTATTTAATGAATTTAAATAAGAAAGGAATTGTTGATTTTGAGTCAATTACAAACTACAAATCTTTTTATATAATCAAATATAATCCTTATCAAGTTTTAAGTTTTTTAAGCCCTAAAGATGAACTTAAAACTTACTTTGGAACTAATTCAGTTGGGATTGATAATTTCACCTTAATGACCGATTCAATTTTAATTACTCTCTTAATTACCTTTGTTTCTGGTTTAATTCAGCTCTTTTTTGGAAGTTTAATTGGTAGCTTAGTTGGGTTTTATTCTAATAAAGCGCTCTATAAAAGTAGTTACTTTATTTTAAGTGCAGTAATTGTGGTTCCTTATTTATTTTTAACAATTAGCTTGTTCTTGCTTTTTGGTTATTCGTTAGCTAAAGCAATTTGCTTTTTAATTATTGTTGGGTTTTTTAGCATTTTTTATACTAGCTATCACAAATGTCAAGAAATTAAGATTCTTTCATATATTGACGGTTATAAAACAATTGGTTATTCAGATTCTAGAATTATTTTAAGAGTTATTTTTAAGCAAATTGTTTTTTACAATCTTTCATTTTTTAGCGACCAACTTTCATTAAGTTTTCTTTCTCTAGCAGCATTAAGTTTTTTTAATGTTGAAAATATTAATTCACACATTAATATTGGGAATTTATACAAACAAATTATTGAAGATTTTAGCAATTATTACTTAAGCATTAGCACAATTGTTATTTCGATTGCTTTAATTGTTATTTTTAAAATTATTGGTGCAAGTTTAAATATGGCACTTTATCCAAAAATCTAA